The proteins below are encoded in one region of Belonocnema kinseyi isolate 2016_QV_RU_SX_M_011 chromosome 1, B_treatae_v1, whole genome shotgun sequence:
- the LOC117176952 gene encoding uncharacterized protein LOC117176952: MSTGFQFPLPMVTNQQPANIISAPDLLSFIRAFQSQAPPIPDYSGKDHEEPRKFLANCERYFIQAHTDPTQWTRMVDKSLKGEAQTWWTTFKGLSFSWAEFQEQLLARFDSVTKRMQLHTALYSRRQAERESVAVFLQEQYLLAQRICPAVSNKQLTTLLLDLVRPTIRRLVRARNPTTFTMLLEFATQAERDEADCTPKREPAKKEEQNRPSPGPAFRRDNERPPPDCRFCPRDCGRNRLMCLRELPPHLGEREYPGVFFASNEIRVDLTLGRTWFKDHDVLHEHRTDILYLGTTERQRIYLVPLPSLPEIQPATLDFNFAPTMPPERAECLRKTLHLYASVFHQGGQLRQTLAVQHDIQLSNPRPFREAPRRYSELKKRFIDEQLHEMLPDGIIEPTTSPWSSAIMIAPKQQDSYRFGIDFRRLNEQTVDVPQCMPRIHKILKDLGKSKIFTTLDLKSGYWQIPLTLEARKYTAFSTPDGGHYQFRVMPFGLKNAPGTFQNLMRHVLAGYWGEFCIAYLDYIIVHSDTWEEHPRHVALVLERPHTYGLTCSPQKYGNHPQPRHVEAILNAAPPRNKKQLASFLDTCNWLMEYIPRYSRLTAPLTDLLSQKRPYR, from the exons ATGTCTACTGGTTTCCAATTCCCACTACCGATGGTGACCAACCAACAGCCGGCAAACATTATATCGGCACCAGACTTGCTGAGTTTCATCCGAGCCTTCCAGTCGCAGGCACCGCCCATACCGGACTACTCTGGAAAAGACCACGAGGAACCAAGGAAGTTTCTCGCAAATTGCGAACGCTATTTCATCCAGGCCCACACGGATCCAACCCAGTGGACACGCATGGTCGACAAGAGCCTCAAAGGCGAAGCACAGACATGGTGGACAACTTTTAAGGGACTCTCCTTCTCCTGGGCCGAGTTTCAGGAACAACTTTTAGCCCGCTTCGATAGCGTTACCAAGCGGATGCAGTTACACACCGCTCTCTACTCAAGGAGGCAAGCAGAAAGGGAAAGCGTGGCAGTTTTCCTACAGGAGCAATACCTGTTAGCCCAAAGAATTTGCCCAGCGGTGAGCAATAAACAGCTCACGACGTTATTGTTGGATTTAGTGAGGCCAACGATTCGCCGATTAGTACGTGCCCGAAATCCAACCACCTTCACTATGCTCCTGGAATTCGCAACCCAAGCCGAACGAGATGAAGCGGATTGCACGCCAAAGAGAGAACCAGCCAAAAAAGAGGAACAGAACCGGCCGTCGCCAGGTCCCGCATTTCGGAGAGATAACGAGAGGCCACCTCCAGATTGTCGTTTTTGCCCGCGAGATTGTGGCCGAAATAGACTCATGTGCCTCCGAGAACTTC CACCACACCTGGGAGAACGAGAATATCCAGGAGTATTTTTCGCGAGTAATGAAATCCGGGTGGATCTCACTCTTGGTCGCACCTGGTTCAAGGACCACGACGTCCTCCATGAGCACCGAACTGACATTCTTTACCTGGGCACCACAGAAAGGCAACGAATTTATCTGGTACCTCTACCCAGTCTCCCGGAAATTCAACCCGCTACCCTGGACTTCAACTTCGCACCCACGATGCCACCAGAACGAGCAGAGTGTCTGAGGAAGACACTGCACCTGTACGCTTCTGTTTTTCACCAAGGGGGACAACTCCGCCAAACCCTTGCTGTGCAGCATGACATTCAGTTGTCCAATCCCCGACCTTTCCGAGAGGCCCCACGGCGTTATTCGGAACTTAAGAAGAGGTTCATCGACGAGCAGCTACATGAGATGCTGCCGGATGGGATAATCGAACCAACCACCTCGCCCTGGAGTTCAGCCATCATGATCGCCCCCAAACAGCAGGACTCGTACCGGTTCGGCATTGATTTCCGCCGTCTGAACGAGCAAACTGTGGATGTCCCACAGTGCATGCCGAGGATCCATAAGATCCTCAAGGATCTCGGTAAATCAAAGATCTTCACCACCTTGGACCTCAAAAGTGGATATTGGCAGATTCCACTCACGCTAGAAGCCCGAAAATACACAGCGTTCTCAACCCCCGATGGAGGCCATTACCAGTTTCGAGTGATGCCGTTCGGTTTGAAGAACGCCCCCGGAACATTCCAAAACCTGATGCGGCATGTTCTGGCCGGATACTGGGGCGAATTCTGCATCGCGTACCTGGATTACATCATCGTACACTCGGACACCTGGGAGGAACACCCACGCCATGTCGCCCTCGTTCTGGAGCGCCCGCACACGTATGGCCTCACATGCTCCCCACAAAAGT ATGGAAATCATCCCCAGCCTCGACACGTGGAAGCGATCCTCAACGCTGCACCCCCTCGAAACAAGAAGCAGTTAGCCTCATTCCTAGACACGTGCAATTGGTTGATGGAGTATATACCACGTTACTCCAGGCTCACCGCACCACTGACCGACCTCTTATCACAGAAGAGACCATACAGATAG